The following are encoded in a window of Panicum virgatum strain AP13 chromosome 5N, P.virgatum_v5, whole genome shotgun sequence genomic DNA:
- the LOC120672909 gene encoding probable pre-mRNA-splicing factor ATP-dependent RNA helicase DEAH9 yields MKYATTIVVGETGSGKSTQIPQYLKEAGWADGGRLIGCTQPRRLAVQTVASRVAEEVGVKLGEEVGYTIRFEDQTNPGMTMIKFLTDGVLIREMMEDPLLTKYSVIMVDEAHERSISTDMLLGLLKKVSIS; encoded by the exons ATGAAATACGCCACCACCATCGTCGTCGGCGAGACAGGCAGCGGCAAGTCCACACAGATCCCTCAG TACCTTAAGGAGGCTGGTTGGGCTGATGGTGGTCGACTTATTGGATGCACTCAGCCCAGGCGATTGGCTGTGCAG ACGGTTGCATCAAGGGTAGCTGAAGAAGTAGGCGTGAAACTTGGAGAAGAAGTTGGTTATACAATCCGATTCGAAGATCAAACAAATCCG GGTATGACCATGATAAAATTTCTCACAGATGGGGTATTGATTAGAGAAATGATGGAAGATCCTCTTCTTACCAAATATAG TGTAATTATGGTGGATGAAGCTCATGAAAGATCCATCTCAACCGACATGTTGCTGGGACTCCTGAAAAAGGTTAGCATCTCTTGA
- the LOC120676215 gene encoding basic leucine zipper 2-like isoform X2, which produces MAQLPPKIPAMAPAWPEFGGGHHHHAHHHQQRSPSVGTFLAAPMPPQQPTWVEEFLDFTAAKRGAHRRTVSDSVAFLEPGPDDGNAGDGAHDFDRLDDDQLLSMFSDDLPPPPPPPQQQQAAPAPAPVASSSSPSDHNSINDEKTDRGETEEAQSKCHGDAPAAPGQPASAAAAVDPKRVKRILANRQSAQRSRVRKLQYISELERSVTLLQTEVSALSPRVAFLDHQRSLLTLGNSHLKQRIAALAQDKIFKDGLP; this is translated from the exons ATGGCGCAGCTGCCGCCCAAGATCCCCGCCATGGCGCCGGCATGGCCCGAGTTCGGGGGcgggcaccaccaccacgcccaCCACCATCAACAGCGCAGCCCCTCCGTGGGCACGTTCCTCGCCGCGCCCatgccgccgcagcagccgaCGTGGGTCGAGGAGTTCCTCGACTTCACGGCCGCCAAGCGCGGCGCGCACCGCCGCACCGTCAGCGACTCCGTCGCCTTCCTCGAGCCCGGCCCCGACGACGGCAATGCCGGCGACGGGGCGCACGACTTCGACCGCCTCGACGACGACCAGCTCCTGTCCATGTTCTCAGacgacctgccgccgccgccgccgccgccacagcagcagcaggccgctcccgcgcccgcgcccgtggcgagctcgtcgtcgccgtccgaCCACAACAGCATCAATGACGAGAAGACGGACAGGGGCGAGACCGAGGAGGCGCAGAGCAAGTGCCACGGGgacgcccccgccgcgccggggcagccggcctccgccgccgccgcagttgaTCCCAAGCGCGTCAAGAG GATCCTGGCGAACCGGCAGTCGGCGCAGCGGTCGCGCGTGCGCAAGCTGCAGTACATCTCGGAGCTGGAGCGCAGCGTCACGTTGCTTCAG ACGGAGGTGTCGGCGTTGTCCCCGCGCGTTGCCTTCCTCGACCACCAGCGCTCGCTGCTGACGCTGGGGAACAGCCACCTCAAGCAGCGGATCGCCGCGCTCGCGCAGGACAAGATCTTCAAAGATG GATTGCCATGA
- the LOC120676215 gene encoding basic leucine zipper 2-like isoform X1, giving the protein MAQLPPKIPAMAPAWPEFGGGHHHHAHHHQQRSPSVGTFLAAPMPPQQPTWVEEFLDFTAAKRGAHRRTVSDSVAFLEPGPDDGNAGDGAHDFDRLDDDQLLSMFSDDLPPPPPPPQQQQAAPAPAPVASSSSPSDHNSINDEKTDRGETEEAQSKCHGDAPAAPGQPASAAAAVDPKRVKRILANRQSAQRSRVRKLQYISELERSVTLLQTEVSALSPRVAFLDHQRSLLTLGNSHLKQRIAALAQDKIFKDAHQEALKKEIERLRQIYLQQSLKNAESSPTPDAAPIRSDKDLIASEGTAAPEPCPPS; this is encoded by the exons ATGGCGCAGCTGCCGCCCAAGATCCCCGCCATGGCGCCGGCATGGCCCGAGTTCGGGGGcgggcaccaccaccacgcccaCCACCATCAACAGCGCAGCCCCTCCGTGGGCACGTTCCTCGCCGCGCCCatgccgccgcagcagccgaCGTGGGTCGAGGAGTTCCTCGACTTCACGGCCGCCAAGCGCGGCGCGCACCGCCGCACCGTCAGCGACTCCGTCGCCTTCCTCGAGCCCGGCCCCGACGACGGCAATGCCGGCGACGGGGCGCACGACTTCGACCGCCTCGACGACGACCAGCTCCTGTCCATGTTCTCAGacgacctgccgccgccgccgccgccgccacagcagcagcaggccgctcccgcgcccgcgcccgtggcgagctcgtcgtcgccgtccgaCCACAACAGCATCAATGACGAGAAGACGGACAGGGGCGAGACCGAGGAGGCGCAGAGCAAGTGCCACGGGgacgcccccgccgcgccggggcagccggcctccgccgccgccgcagttgaTCCCAAGCGCGTCAAGAG GATCCTGGCGAACCGGCAGTCGGCGCAGCGGTCGCGCGTGCGCAAGCTGCAGTACATCTCGGAGCTGGAGCGCAGCGTCACGTTGCTTCAG ACGGAGGTGTCGGCGTTGTCCCCGCGCGTTGCCTTCCTCGACCACCAGCGCTCGCTGCTGACGCTGGGGAACAGCCACCTCAAGCAGCGGATCGCCGCGCTCGCGCAGGACAAGATCTTCAAAGATG CTCATCAGGAGGCGCTGAAGAAGGAGATCGAGAGGCTGAGGCAAATCTACCTCCAGCAGAGCCTGAAGAACGCCGAGTCGTCCCCGACGCCCGACGCGGCCCCGATCCGCAGCGACAAGGACCTGATCGCCAGCGAGGGGACCGCGGCGCCCGAGCCCTGCCCGCCCTCGTGA